Proteins from a genomic interval of Quercus robur chromosome 9, dhQueRobu3.1, whole genome shotgun sequence:
- the LOC126700232 gene encoding pentatricopeptide repeat-containing protein At3g18110, chloroplastic, whose amino-acid sequence MVSSPTLAFTSSTLILHSPDPSTKVCKCKTFFISCSSNSATSTSTTTTDTTSTGSDPVTINNDNRSNGNTNTQKFSYSRASPSARWPHLKLTETYQSSQTQFTFPSPPLTHVVEDAGLSVKTSDSGTKEETQNGNDGVESESLNMNDETQQVLGRPSKTKFKKMTKLALRRAKDWRERVQFLTDRILGLKSEEFVADVLDDRKVQMTPTDFCFVVKWVGRSNWQRALEVYEWLNLRHWFSPNARMLATILSILGKANQEALAVEIFARTESAVGDTVQVYNAMMGVYARTGRFNKVQELLDLMRERGCEPDLVSFNTLINARLKSGAMVPNLAVDLLNEVRRSGLRPDIITYNTLISACSRESNLEEAVKVYDDMEEHNCQPDLWTYNAMISVYGRCGLSSKAMQLFNDLESKGFLADAVTYNSLLYAFAREGNVEKVKEVWEEMIKMGFGKDEMTYNTVIHMYGKQGRHDLALQLYKDMKLSVRNPDAITYTVLIDSLGKASKIMEAANVMSEMLDAGVKPTLRTYSALICGYAKVGMRAEAEETFDCMLRSGIRADHLAYSVMLDILLRFNDTKKAMVVYREMVCDGFTPDHALYEFMLRVFVRENNLEGIEKVMRDMEEICGMNPQVISSILVKGGCYDHAAKMLRLAISNGYELERENLVSILSSYSSSGRHLEARELLEFLREHAPGSKQLLTEALVVILSKAHQLDAALKEYTNTREFGSFSGSSILYETLIQGCEENELYGEASQLFSDMRFFGVEPSENLYQIMVLIYCKMGFPETAHHLIDQAEMKGILFENVSMYVDVIDAYGKLKLWQKSESLVGNLRQKCTTVDRKVWNALIQAYAASGCYERARAIFNTMMRDGPSPTVDSINGLLRALVVDGRLKELYVVIQELQDIGFKISKSSILLMLEAFTQAGDIFEVMKIYHGMKAAGYFPTMHLYRIMIGLLCKVKRVRDVEAMVSEMEEAGFKPDLSIWNSILKLYAGIEDFKKTAQVYQRIQEAGLNPDEDTYNTLIIMYCRDHRPEEGLSLMQKMRTLSLEPKLDTYKSLIAAFGKQQLLEQAEELFEELRSNGSKLDRSFYHIMMKMFRNTGNHSKAEKLLGMMKEAGIEPTIATMHLLMVSYGSSGQPQEAEKVLNNLKVSGLNLDTLPYSSVIDAYLKNGDYNAGIQKLMEMKEGGLEPDHRVWTCFIRAASLCKQTSEMLILLNALRDAGFDLPIRLLTERSESLVSEVDQCLEKLEPMEDNAAFNFVNALGNLLWAFELRATASWVFQLAIKRSIYHHDVFRVAEKDWKADFRKLSAGSALVGLTLWLDHMQDASLQGCPESPKSVVLITGMAEYNMVSLNSTLMACLWEMGSPFLPCKTRSGLLIAKAHSLRMWLKDSPFCLDLELKDAASLPESNSMQLIEGCFIRRGLVPAFKDITERLGLVRPKKFARLALLSDDRRDKAIRADIEGGKAKLEKMKSKFALSRKGKTKKPRNGKYFRRAMLPNIER is encoded by the exons ATGGTTTCCTCACCAACGCTGGCCTTTACCTCATCAACCTTAATACTACACTCACCAGACCCATCTACTAAGGTATGCAAATGCAAAAccttctttatttcttgttctTCAAATTCTGCTACTTctacttctactactactactgaTACTACAAGCACTGGTTCTGACCCAGTGACTATTAATAATGACAATAGGAGTAATGGTAACACTAACACTCAGAAATTTAGCTATAGCAGAGCCTCTCCATCAGCGAGATGGCCCCACTTGAAACTCACTGAAACTTACCAATCTTCTCAGACCCAATTCACATTTCCATCTCCTCCTCTGACCCATGTTGTCGAGGATGCTGGTCTGTCTGTAAAAACCTCGGATTCTGGGACAAAAGAGGAAACCCAGAATGGGAATGATGGTGTAGAATCAGAATCTTTGAATATGAATGATGAAACCCAACAAGTGTTGGGGAGGCCTAGCAAGACTAAGTTTAAGAAAATGACTAAATTGGCCCTTAGGAGAGCTAAAGATTGGAGGGAGAGAGTGCAATTCTTGACTGATAGGATTTTAGGATTGAAATCTGAGGAGTTTGTGGCTGATGTGTTGGATGACCGGAAGGTTCAGATGACTCCCACTGATTTTTGCTTTGTGGTGAAATGGGTGGGCCGGTCGAACTGGCAACGTGCATTGGAGGTGTACGAGTGGTTGAATTTGCGACATTGGTTCTCCCCGAATGCACGGATGCTTGCCACCATCTTGTCGATTCTTGGAAAGGCTAACCAAGAAGCCTTGGCTGTGGAGATTTTTGCCAGGACAGAGTCTGCGGTGGGTGATACTGTCCAAGTGTACAATGCCATGATGGGTGTGTATGCGAGGACTGGGAGGTTCAATAAGGTTCAAGAACTGCTTGATTTAATGCGCGAAAGAGGGTGCGAGCCAGACCTTGTGAGTTTCAATACTTTGATTAATGCCCGTCTGAAGTCGGGTGCTATGGTGCCTAACTTGGCTGTTGATCTTTTGAATGAGGTAAGGAGGTCAGGACTTAGGCCGGATATAATAACTTACAATACTCTTATTAGTGCTTGTTCACGTGAATCAAATTTGGAGGAGGCTGTGAAGGTTTACGATGATATGGAGGAACATAATTGCCAGCCTGATTTATGGACTTATAATGCTATGATTTCAGTGTATGGGAGATGCGGACTGTCTAGCAAAGCTATGCAGCTATTTAACGATTTGGAGTCAAAAGGGTTTTTGGCTGATGCGGTGACGTATAATTCTTTGTTATATGCTTTTGCAAGAGAAGGGAATGTGGAGAAGGTGAAGGAGGTTTGGgaagaaatgataaaaatgGGGTTTGGTAAAGATGAGATGACATACAATACTGTAATCCACATGTATGGGAAGCAGGGCCGACATGATTTAGCATTGCAGCTTTACAAGGACATGAAATTGTCAGTTCGAAATCCTGATGCGATTACATACACTGTTTTGATTGATTCACTTGGGAAAGCAAGTAAGATAATGGAAGCTGCAAATGTGATGTCAGAGATGTTGGATGCAGGAGTTAAACCCACTTTGCGGACTTATAGTGCTTTAATTTGTGGGTATGCAAAAGTTGGGATGCGGGCAGAGGCTGAAGAGACATTTGATTGCATGCTTAGGTCTGGGATTAGGGCTGATCATCTAGCATACTCAGTTATGTTGGATATCCTACTGCGGTTCAATGATACAAAGAAGGCAATGGTGGTGTATCGGGAAATGGTGTGTGATGGCTTCACGCCTGATCATGCCCTTTATGAGTTCATGCTCCGAGTATTTGTGAGGGAAAACAATTTGGAAGGTATTGAAAAAGTGATGAGAGATATGGAAGAAATATGTGGTATGAATCCACAAGTTATTTCTTCCATTCTTGTTAAGGGGGGATGCTATGACCATGCTGCTAAAATGTTGAGATTGGCCATCAGCAATGGCTATGAACTGGAACGTGAGAATTTGGTATCTATCTTGAGTTCATATAGTTCGTCCGGAAGGCACTTAGAAGCACGTGAATTGCTTGAATTCTTGAGAGAACATGCTCCTGGCTCAAAGCAACTGTTAACTGAAGCATTGGTTGTCATACTTAGCAAGGCTCACCAATTGGATGCTGCCTTGAAGGAATACACTAATACTAGGGAATTTGGTTCATTTAGTGGAAGTTCTATCTTGTATGAAACCCTGATTCAAGGCTGTGAAGAAAATGAACTCTATGGTGAAGCTTCTCAACTTTTCTCTGACATGAGATTCTTTGGTGTTGAACCATCTGAAAATCTTTACCAAATTATGGTACtcatatattgtaaaatgggcTTCCCTGAGACTGCCCACCATTTAATTGATCAGGCTGAAATGAAaggtattttgtttgaaaatgtCTCAATGTACGTTGATGTTATTGATGCCTATGGGAAATTGAAGCTATGGCAGAAATCAGAAAGCTTGGTGGGAAATCTTAGGCAAAAATGTACAACAGTGGATAGGAAGGTTTGGAATGCTTTAATTCAAGCTTATGCCGCAAGTGGTTGCTATGAGCGAGCCCGGGCTATTTTTAATACAATGATGAGAGATGGCCCTTCCCCAACTGTAGATTCTATAAATGGTCTATTGAGAGCTTTAGTTGTTGATGGGAGATTGAAAGAGCTTTATGTGGTAATCCAGGAGTTGCAAGATATTGGTTTTAAGATAAGCAAAAGTTCTATTCTTTTGATGCTTGAAGCATTCACTCAAGCTGGAGATATTTTTGAGGTGATGAAAATATATCATGGAATGAAGGCTGCTGGTTATTTTCCCACCATGCATCTTTACAGGATTATGATTGGTTTGTTGTGCAAGGTAAAGCGAGTGAGGGATGTTGAGGCCATGGTATCTGAAATGGAAGAGGCAGGATTTAAACCTGATCTTTCAATATGGAATTCTATTCTTAAGTTATATGCAGGAATTGAGGATTTCAAAAAGACTGCTCAAGTGTACCAGCGAATCCAAGAAGCTGGACTTAATCCAGATGAGGATACTTACAATACTTTGATTATAATGTACTGTAGGGATCATAGACCAGAAGAAGGTTTGTCACTGATGCAAAAAATGAGAACGCTGAGCCTGGAACCTAAGTTAGACACATACAAAAGCCTGATTGCAGCATTTGGTAAGCAGCAGCTGTTGGAACAAGCTGAGGAACTTTTTGAAGAGTTAAGGTCAAATGGATCTAAATTGGATCGTTCCTTTTATCATATAATGATGAAAATGTTTAGAAATACTGGAAACCATTCCAAAGCGGAAAAGCTATTGGGCATGATGAAAGAGGCAGGAATAGAACCCACCATTGCCACAATGCATCTGCTTATGGTTTCTTATGGCAGCTCTGGACAGCCTCAGGAAGCTGAAAAAGTGCTTAACAATTTGAAAGTAAGTGGCTTAAATCTTGATACACTACCATACAGTTCAGTCATTGATGCTTATCTCAAGAATGGTGATTATAATGCTGGAATACAAAAGCTCATGGAGATGAAGGAAGGTGGTTTGGAGCCAGACCATAGAGTATGGACATGCTTCATTAGGGCTGCAAGCTTGTGCAAGCAGACAAGTGAGATGCTTATCCTCTTAAATGCACTCCGGGATGCTGGGTTTGATCTTCCCATCAG GCTTCTGACAGAAAGATCTGAGTCACTTGTTTCAGAGGTAGACCAGTGTCTAGAGAAACTAGAACCCATGGAAGACAATGCAGCCTTTAATTTTGTCAATGCTTTGGGGAACCTATTGTGGGCATTTGAACTCCGGGCTACAGCTTCATGGGTTTTCCAATTGGCGATCAAGAGGAGCATCTATCACCATGACGTGTTCAG AGTAGCTGAAAAGGACTGGAAGGCTGATTTTAGAAAGTTGTCTGCTGGTTCAGCTCTTGTTGGTCTTACTTTATGGCTTGACCATATGCAG GATGCATCATTGCAGGGTTGTCCAGAGTCTCCAAAATCAGTTGTTCTGATTACAGGGATGGCAGAGTATAACATGGTTTCCCTAAATAGCACATTGATGGCTTGCCTTTGGGAGATGGGGTCCCCTTTTCTGCCTTGTAAAACACGAAGTGGGCTCCTCATAGCTAAGGCACACTCCCTTAGGATGTGGTTAAAGGACTCCCCATTTTGTTTGGACCTTGAGTTGAAAGATGCCGCATCTCTCCCTGAATCAAACTCCATGCAGCTCATTGAAGGATGCTTCATTAGACGTGGCCTTGTTCCTGCATTCAAGGACATAACTGAGAGACTTGGACTAGTGAGGCCCAAGAAGTTTGCCAGATTAGCTTTGCTATCTGATGACAGAAGAGATAAAGCTATTCGAGCTGACATAGAAGGGGGGAAAGCGAAGCTGGAAAAAATGAAGAGCAAGTTTGCGCTTAGTAGAAAGGGGAAGACCAAGAAGCCTAGAAATGGGAAATATTTTCGTAGAGCTATGCTGCCAAACATTGAAAGATGA